Proteins encoded in a region of the Halothiobacillus diazotrophicus genome:
- a CDS encoding metal ABC transporter permease gives MHITDLLQQTFMQHALLAALLVSLACGIIGALVVVNRLTFMAGGIAHTAYGGVGLAVFLGAPVLPTAGLFTAGAATLLGALTQKRRERTDTLIGVIWAAGMAFGIIMINLTPGYNVGLMSYLFGSILTVPVYDLWIMFGMDAVILGLVLYYYRDILSFSFDPDFAQSRGIPVRWLYYLLLIMVAEAVVMMIQVVGLILVIALLTLPPSLAERHTRTLAGLMLAAGLWSFLFCLGGLIFAYLFDLSSGASIIAVACTTYIGYVGLQRLMRHLRPRTIPI, from the coding sequence ATGCACATCACTGATCTCCTGCAGCAGACCTTCATGCAACATGCCCTGCTGGCCGCCCTGCTCGTCAGCCTGGCCTGCGGCATCATCGGTGCACTCGTCGTGGTGAATCGACTGACGTTCATGGCTGGCGGCATTGCCCATACGGCCTACGGCGGGGTCGGTCTCGCCGTTTTCCTCGGTGCACCGGTTCTGCCGACTGCGGGACTGTTCACAGCAGGCGCCGCCACCCTGCTGGGCGCGCTGACGCAAAAGCGTCGGGAACGAACCGACACCCTGATCGGCGTGATCTGGGCCGCCGGCATGGCATTCGGGATCATCATGATCAACCTGACGCCCGGCTACAACGTGGGCCTCATGAGTTACCTGTTCGGCAGTATTCTCACCGTGCCCGTCTACGATCTGTGGATCATGTTCGGCATGGACGCCGTGATCCTCGGCCTCGTCCTGTACTACTACCGGGATATCCTGTCCTTCTCCTTCGACCCGGATTTCGCCCAGTCCCGCGGGATTCCCGTTCGCTGGCTCTACTACCTGCTGCTGATCATGGTGGCGGAAGCCGTGGTCATGATGATCCAGGTCGTCGGTCTCATCCTGGTCATCGCCCTGCTGACACTGCCGCCCTCCCTGGCGGAACGCCATACGCGCACGCTTGCCGGCCTGATGCTTGCCGCCGGGTTGTGGAGCTTTCTGTTCTGTCTCGGCGGGCTGATCTTCGCCTACCTGTTCGATCTCAGTTCCGGGGCGAGCATCATCGCCGTGGCTTGTACCACCTATATCGGCTATGTCGGTCTGCAACGACTGATGCGTCACCTCAGGCCCCGCACGATCCCGATCTGA
- a CDS encoding metal ABC transporter ATP-binding protein, which produces MNPNPISPNAKNPNTRNPPIIQVRNLGFRYDDEPVLAEINFDVQPGDFVAVVGPNGGGKTTLMRLILGLLSPQQGTIHVFGQLPGQQPDRIGYVPQHTNIASGFPATVEQVVLMGLAQGKRRGFRYTAEERARAARAMERAGVHALAHRRMNELSGGQRQRTLIARALITAPDLLILDEPLSNIDPYGRQCILETLIGLDTGTTVVMVSHDLGITANAVTDIIAVNRYALASDSPQLTPDMLALMYGVHEAGCPVHSQLQQLMEAQTATQNTTQNTTQACQHAHH; this is translated from the coding sequence ATGAACCCGAACCCCATAAGCCCGAACGCCAAGAACCCGAATACCAGGAACCCGCCCATCATCCAGGTTCGGAATCTCGGATTCCGCTATGACGACGAACCCGTTCTCGCGGAGATCAATTTCGATGTCCAACCCGGCGATTTCGTCGCGGTGGTCGGTCCCAACGGCGGCGGCAAGACAACGCTCATGCGCCTGATCCTGGGTTTACTGTCACCCCAGCAAGGAACGATCCACGTTTTCGGCCAATTGCCGGGACAACAACCGGACCGGATCGGCTACGTGCCGCAACATACCAACATTGCCTCGGGGTTTCCCGCCACGGTCGAACAGGTCGTGCTCATGGGGCTTGCCCAAGGCAAGCGACGGGGTTTCCGCTACACGGCCGAAGAACGGGCACGAGCAGCGCGTGCCATGGAGCGCGCCGGGGTGCATGCACTCGCGCATCGACGCATGAACGAACTATCCGGGGGCCAGCGCCAGCGAACGCTCATCGCCCGTGCCCTCATCACGGCCCCGGACCTGCTGATCCTCGATGAGCCACTATCCAATATCGATCCCTACGGACGGCAATGCATCCTCGAAACCCTGATAGGTCTCGACACAGGCACCACCGTGGTGATGGTGAGCCACGATCTGGGCATCACCGCCAACGCGGTCACCGACATCATTGCCGTGAACCGTTACGCGCTGGCCAGCGATTCCCCCCAACTCACACCCGACATGCTGGCATTGATGTACGGCGTCCACGAAGCCGGATGTCCTGTCCATTCCCAGCTCCAGCAACTGATGGAAGCGCAGACCGCCACTCAGAACACCACCCAAAACACCACTCAGGCGTGCCAGCATGCACATCACTGA
- a CDS encoding metal ABC transporter solute-binding protein, Zn/Mn family, producing the protein MRFLTVLILFCGLTLPLLGQAGAPLTVAVSIPPQKYFVDTIGGDHVHVDVLVPPTAEPETYEPTPRQLMGLAKASLYFGLGIPIEQSWISRFRSVNPGLTIVDTARGIQRVPMADHVGAPTHETGLDPHIWLSPVLVRIQAMNIRDALIRIDPAHAQDYRQGYERLALKINQVDTDILKALTGAHLAQSAFIVFHPAFGYFADAYGLTQIPIEAEGKEAGPRQMNDVINYARTHGIKVVFVEPQFAQKAARTIATEIGGQVVPIDPLDADWPRGMEAIAQALGKVLRAPGSSTP; encoded by the coding sequence ATGCGTTTTTTGACCGTGCTTATTCTGTTCTGTGGTCTGACCCTGCCGCTGCTTGGTCAAGCCGGTGCCCCGCTGACCGTCGCGGTCAGCATTCCGCCCCAGAAATACTTCGTGGACACCATCGGAGGGGATCATGTCCATGTGGACGTGCTCGTGCCGCCCACGGCCGAACCCGAAACCTACGAACCGACGCCCCGTCAGTTGATGGGCCTCGCCAAGGCATCTCTCTACTTTGGCCTCGGCATTCCCATCGAGCAGAGCTGGATCTCACGATTTCGCAGCGTGAATCCCGGGCTGACCATCGTAGATACGGCACGCGGCATTCAACGCGTACCCATGGCCGACCACGTCGGCGCCCCCACCCACGAAACCGGACTGGATCCCCATATCTGGCTGTCACCGGTCCTCGTGCGTATCCAGGCCATGAATATCCGGGATGCCCTCATACGGATCGACCCCGCTCATGCGCAGGACTACCGTCAGGGCTACGAAAGGCTGGCGTTGAAGATCAATCAGGTCGATACCGACATTCTCAAGGCACTGACAGGGGCACATCTCGCCCAGTCGGCTTTCATCGTGTTCCATCCGGCCTTCGGCTATTTCGCGGACGCCTACGGCCTGACCCAGATTCCCATCGAGGCGGAAGGCAAGGAAGCAGGCCCCCGACAGATGAACGATGTCATCAATTACGCCCGTACCCATGGAATCAAGGTCGTCTTCGTAGAACCGCAATTCGCACAGAAGGCGGCGCGTACCATTGCGACGGAAATCGGCGGGCAGGTTGTCCCGATCGACCCGCTGGACGCCGATTGGCCGCGCGGCATGGAAGCCATTGCACAGGCATTGGGCAAGGTGCTACGTGCGCCCGGGTCATCTACCCCATGA
- a CDS encoding sensor histidine kinase, with the protein MSRTPARSLRSRLLRSHLGMTLALVPALLILGAWLVWIPILHSATSDFATLIHDDVENLQSLPAEDRDAYRALMASEHGLYVLQTLPDSPRHMNFLPYLFYLQVALDNRFPQTSAITAINQPVAGYAFTLHTESGPIHLGFSHERIGTAPVLTLAAMAAITLFLATLGALLLARRLARPIETLRRGASELGRDPKSRVATNTGVRELDELAETLNTMQQQILRLHEQRSLLLAGVSHDLRTPLTRMGLALELARENPQTVRFERMSGYLEDMRQLIDSFISYAQINVRGGNEPCHPAEILQSLIQQRPNLAATLTQEIQADPELHLNRLALTRILTNFLDNATKHGTPPFAVRQRRSTNKMGYNELRIEIDNGGPILTEEACQQAFDPFIRLDSARSPHQSGAGLGLAIVRDLANTQGWRAGLTPRANGGVTAWLALPGTSNPDEHP; encoded by the coding sequence ATGAGCAGAACACCGGCACGCAGTCTGCGCAGCCGGCTGCTTCGCTCGCATCTGGGGATGACCCTGGCGCTGGTACCGGCGCTCCTCATCTTGGGTGCCTGGCTGGTCTGGATCCCGATTCTTCATTCGGCAACCAGCGATTTCGCCACCCTGATCCACGACGACGTCGAGAATCTGCAATCACTGCCCGCGGAGGATCGGGACGCCTATCGGGCTCTGATGGCGAGCGAGCATGGACTGTACGTGCTGCAAACCCTGCCCGATTCGCCGCGTCACATGAATTTTCTGCCCTATCTGTTCTACCTTCAGGTCGCACTGGATAACCGTTTTCCCCAGACATCCGCCATCACGGCCATCAACCAACCCGTGGCGGGTTATGCCTTCACCCTGCACACGGAATCAGGACCGATTCACCTCGGTTTCAGCCATGAACGCATCGGAACGGCACCCGTCCTGACCCTCGCTGCGATGGCTGCCATCACCCTATTTCTCGCGACACTGGGGGCACTGCTCCTGGCGCGCCGACTCGCCCGCCCCATCGAAACCCTGCGACGGGGCGCGAGCGAACTCGGTCGGGATCCCAAGTCCCGCGTGGCGACGAATACGGGTGTACGTGAGCTGGACGAACTGGCCGAAACCCTGAATACCATGCAGCAACAGATCCTTCGCCTGCATGAACAGCGCAGTCTGCTCCTTGCCGGCGTATCCCATGATCTACGCACCCCATTGACGCGGATGGGGCTGGCACTGGAATTGGCCCGGGAGAATCCTCAGACGGTTCGCTTCGAGCGGATGTCGGGGTATCTCGAGGACATGCGGCAGCTGATCGACAGCTTCATTTCCTACGCCCAGATCAACGTGCGCGGGGGGAACGAGCCCTGTCATCCCGCAGAGATTCTGCAATCGTTGATCCAGCAAAGGCCGAATCTGGCGGCAACGCTCACCCAGGAAATCCAGGCGGACCCCGAACTCCACCTCAATCGACTCGCTCTGACCCGCATCCTGACCAACTTTCTGGACAACGCCACCAAGCATGGCACGCCACCCTTTGCCGTTCGACAACGACGCTCGACCAATAAGATGGGATACAACGAACTGCGCATCGAGATCGACAACGGCGGACCGATTTTGACCGAAGAAGCCTGTCAACAGGCCTTCGATCCCTTCATCAGACTAGATTCCGCCCGCAGTCCGCATCAATCCGGTGCCGGTCTGGGGTTGGCCATTGTCCGCGATCTGGCCAATACCCAGGGTTGGCGTGCCGGGCTAACCCCACGCGCCAATGGTGGGGTGACCGCCTGGTTGGCTTTGCCCGGCACGTCGAACCCGGATGAGCATCCCTAG
- a CDS encoding response regulator has protein sequence MTDTMTSPLLCLVEDDAEQAEMLTEYLAHHGFDVIHARHGKALDSLLTTRVPDLILLDMMLPGEDGLSIARRLGTRIPIVMMSARAEDADRIAGLELGAEDFVVKPFNPRELLARIRVVLRRGRPGADSLSDYRFGAYLLDPQRRVLFHDGRPVALTAAEFSLLRVLASHPYRVLSRDRLLDLAQDLDEALPFDRSIDARIARLRRKIESNPAEPRFVRTVRGQGYLFDPSGSETP, from the coding sequence ATGACCGACACGATGACATCCCCGTTGCTCTGCCTGGTTGAGGACGATGCCGAGCAGGCGGAAATGCTCACGGAATACCTTGCCCATCATGGGTTTGATGTGATCCATGCGCGCCATGGGAAGGCGTTGGATAGCCTGCTCACAACCCGAGTACCGGATCTGATTCTTCTGGACATGATGCTGCCCGGCGAGGATGGCCTGTCCATCGCACGACGCCTCGGCACACGGATCCCGATCGTGATGATGTCCGCCCGCGCCGAGGATGCCGATCGGATAGCCGGTCTCGAACTGGGCGCCGAGGATTTCGTCGTCAAGCCCTTCAACCCGCGCGAACTGCTCGCACGAATTCGCGTCGTCCTGCGCAGAGGCAGACCGGGCGCCGATTCACTCTCCGACTACCGATTTGGCGCCTATCTCCTGGATCCCCAACGCCGGGTTCTGTTTCACGACGGTCGGCCCGTCGCGCTGACCGCCGCGGAGTTCTCCCTGCTGCGCGTCCTTGCGAGTCATCCCTACCGCGTACTGAGTCGTGATCGCCTGCTCGATCTCGCGCAGGATCTTGATGAGGCATTGCCGTTCGATCGCTCCATCGACGCGCGGATAGCGCGCCTACGCCGCAAGATTGAATCAAACCCTGCCGAGCCTCGCTTCGTGCGCACGGTTCGCGGTCAGGGGTACCTGTTCGATCCCAGCGGCAGCGAAACGCCATGA
- a CDS encoding substrate-binding domain-containing protein: MGILKWVMRAAINASSSSRTGRLIGLSGVGLCLLALAGCGGGTAAAVTQAVVQPIRVTSTPNPSVLPLLLAMAQDPSLPVTLLPVSNGSEIDQAFANQDAEALLAMTWVEAGKVLSGAEPDLRLVSVNFWRGFFELAAQSLGVTNFTDLTGRNILLSGPVGGGRNGGPDTLFQGALKRAGFDPTTYEENTVTVDVNGTPLSVVRRHYDSGDFRVYYLPVTAAVSVLNSGQLLDDGDGNSQNDMPASASFMVDPAATGIVMQGMMSNITYGKAIDIQTLFTGYLSWPPSELPLGGLSIRASVLDDPSRAAAVARLRAAYEKAANDLMAARGYPMQMRDLTTQIADQVNRYYGQYGLSLPAPVIAAALTNGSLVYRTDLSVNAILPDLVAFHTELLGKAPPTSFYGP; the protein is encoded by the coding sequence ATGGGAATTCTAAAATGGGTCATGCGTGCGGCTATCAATGCTTCTTCATCAAGTAGGACTGGACGATTGATAGGTCTCTCCGGCGTCGGTTTGTGCCTGCTCGCGCTGGCTGGCTGTGGGGGCGGTACCGCTGCGGCCGTTACACAAGCGGTCGTTCAGCCGATACGCGTCACTTCAACCCCCAATCCCTCGGTGCTGCCGTTGCTCCTGGCCATGGCCCAGGATCCGAGTCTCCCGGTAACCCTGTTGCCCGTGTCCAATGGTTCGGAAATCGACCAGGCATTCGCCAATCAGGATGCGGAAGCCTTGCTGGCGATGACCTGGGTTGAAGCGGGCAAGGTGCTGAGCGGTGCCGAACCGGATCTGAGATTGGTCTCCGTGAATTTCTGGCGCGGATTTTTCGAATTGGCGGCCCAAAGCCTGGGTGTAACGAATTTCACCGACCTGACCGGCCGCAACATTCTGCTGAGTGGTCCGGTCGGTGGCGGGCGCAATGGCGGTCCCGATACGCTATTCCAGGGGGCACTGAAACGCGCGGGATTCGATCCGACGACCTATGAGGAGAATACGGTCACCGTCGACGTGAATGGCACCCCCTTATCCGTGGTGAGACGTCATTACGATAGCGGCGATTTTCGGGTGTACTACCTGCCCGTCACGGCAGCGGTATCGGTACTGAACAGCGGGCAACTGCTGGATGACGGCGATGGCAATTCGCAGAACGATATGCCGGCGAGCGCCTCGTTCATGGTGGATCCGGCGGCTACCGGTATCGTGATGCAGGGGATGATGTCCAATATCACCTACGGCAAGGCGATCGATATCCAAACGCTCTTCACGGGATACCTGAGTTGGCCGCCCAGCGAGCTGCCCTTGGGTGGTTTGAGCATTCGTGCCAGCGTACTTGATGATCCGAGCCGTGCAGCCGCCGTCGCGCGTCTTCGTGCGGCCTATGAAAAGGCAGCCAACGATCTCATGGCCGCTCGGGGTTATCCCATGCAGATGCGCGATCTGACCACCCAGATTGCCGACCAGGTGAACCGATACTACGGCCAGTATGGACTCAGTCTGCCTGCACCAGTCATTGCTGCCGCCCTGACCAATGGCTCTCTGGTGTATCGCACCGACTTGAGCGTGAACGCTATTCTGCCGGACCTGGTTGCCTTCCATACGGAACTGCTGGGCAAGGCGCCACCCACTTCCTTCTACGGGCCCTGA
- a CDS encoding transglutaminase TgpA family protein has translation MSRAARTQPNRSDTHAGPVVVTLDRPLIAVTLIALLCHLPHLPLFAWPLLAAGIGWRLLHEWRKWPLPPALLVILLGFISGFLVLFTYHSLWGRDAGVTLLTLAAMLKLLESRQQRDQYVLLLLGFFLIVALLLYDQGVLFALIALSLFWGLVVAWIGISNPGMTAIKPRLKPAGVLMIAGLPVTFALFVLFPRPPGAPWGAQQPTIQQARTGLSDTLNPGSFEQLASDPAPAFRVSFAGPMIPPAERYWRVLVMSSEDDGIWQADGPGFGPTSAKLSADWTAQSAVTYTITLEPAEHRWLPALALAIERPSRSIISPTATLFALHALVDRYRYTVTSNIDYRLDPNHLDPATRARDLELPQDDPRLKALGRSWRHLSPLDARDKALDYFRAQGFRYTLTPGKLPEHNRMDDFLFTTKRGYCEHYASAFTLLMRAAGVPARIVTGYQGGEVVGDYLLVRQADAHAWSEIWVKNRGWVRVDPTAVVAPERIASGVANAARDDAALPATLRREAGLDRQFALIGDRLQNGWNQYVLGYGGDTQSDLLARLGLAAQGLGGRFLVAAIVAGVVWLIVLMFWRLLSRPNLAHLGAAQRAWYPVERALTRLGIPRTPEETLQTYCQRASRALPSQSALIDQLHKLFSAWLFSANFSQRSQKLAEVTARHAIRQLTLLYFLRRLRGWFGAGRLR, from the coding sequence ATGAGCCGCGCCGCCCGGACCCAGCCCAACCGATCCGACACACACGCCGGGCCAGTCGTCGTGACGCTCGATCGACCGCTCATCGCCGTCACCCTAATCGCCCTGCTCTGCCATCTGCCGCACCTGCCCCTGTTCGCCTGGCCCTTGCTCGCGGCCGGTATCGGCTGGCGCCTGCTTCATGAGTGGCGCAAATGGCCCTTACCCCCGGCCCTGCTGGTAATCCTTCTGGGCTTCATCAGCGGTTTTCTGGTCCTGTTCACCTATCACAGTCTTTGGGGTCGCGATGCCGGTGTGACGCTACTGACGTTGGCTGCAATGCTCAAGCTGCTGGAAAGTCGACAGCAGCGAGACCAGTATGTCCTGCTGCTGCTGGGATTTTTCCTGATCGTGGCGCTTCTGCTTTACGATCAGGGTGTCCTGTTCGCACTGATCGCGCTGAGTCTTTTCTGGGGACTTGTCGTTGCGTGGATCGGCATCAGCAACCCGGGCATGACGGCCATCAAGCCCAGACTCAAACCGGCCGGGGTTTTGATGATCGCCGGACTGCCGGTCACCTTTGCCCTGTTCGTGCTCTTTCCCCGCCCCCCGGGCGCGCCCTGGGGCGCGCAGCAACCGACGATCCAGCAGGCACGAACAGGATTATCCGATACGCTGAACCCCGGATCCTTCGAGCAATTGGCGAGCGATCCCGCCCCCGCTTTTCGCGTATCGTTTGCCGGACCGATGATTCCACCGGCCGAGCGTTATTGGCGGGTTCTGGTGATGAGCAGCGAGGACGACGGCATCTGGCAAGCGGACGGTCCAGGCTTCGGTCCGACCTCCGCCAAACTCTCTGCGGATTGGACGGCTCAAAGCGCGGTCACCTACACCATCACCCTCGAACCGGCCGAACATCGCTGGTTGCCCGCGCTGGCACTGGCCATCGAACGGCCATCCCGGAGCATCATCAGCCCCACGGCCACCCTGTTCGCCTTGCATGCACTGGTCGATCGCTACCGATATACGGTCACCTCGAATATCGACTACCGACTCGATCCGAACCACCTCGACCCCGCCACGCGTGCCCGGGATCTCGAACTCCCGCAGGATGATCCCCGCCTGAAGGCGCTGGGTCGGTCCTGGCGCCATCTCTCGCCACTCGACGCACGAGACAAGGCACTGGATTACTTCCGTGCGCAGGGGTTTCGGTACACGCTGACCCCGGGCAAATTGCCCGAGCACAATCGCATGGACGACTTCCTGTTCACCACGAAACGGGGTTACTGCGAGCACTATGCGAGCGCATTCACCCTGCTGATGCGCGCAGCCGGTGTGCCCGCACGGATTGTCACCGGGTATCAGGGGGGCGAAGTGGTCGGCGACTATCTCCTCGTCCGTCAGGCGGATGCCCATGCCTGGAGTGAAATCTGGGTCAAGAATCGCGGTTGGGTTCGCGTTGACCCGACGGCGGTCGTCGCGCCCGAACGAATCGCCTCGGGCGTGGCCAACGCGGCCCGTGATGATGCCGCCCTCCCGGCTACCCTGCGGCGTGAAGCCGGGCTGGACCGACAGTTCGCGCTCATCGGAGACCGCCTGCAGAACGGCTGGAATCAGTATGTGCTCGGCTATGGTGGTGACACGCAAAGCGATCTGCTGGCAAGACTGGGACTGGCTGCCCAGGGACTGGGTGGTCGATTCCTCGTCGCCGCCATTGTCGCGGGCGTCGTATGGCTGATCGTTCTGATGTTCTGGCGACTTCTTTCACGCCCCAACCTCGCCCATCTCGGAGCCGCCCAACGGGCCTGGTATCCTGTGGAACGCGCGCTGACTCGGCTCGGCATCCCGCGCACGCCCGAGGAAACGCTTCAAACCTACTGTCAACGCGCCAGTCGCGCCCTCCCATCGCAATCGGCCCTCATCGACCAGCTGCACAAGCTGTTCAGTGCCTGGCTCTTTTCCGCCAATTTCAGTCAACGCAGTCAGAAACTTGCCGAAGTAACCGCCCGTCATGCCATAAGGCAACTCACCCTGCTCTATTTCCTTCGGCGCTTGCGGGGATGGTTCGGCGCGGGCCGACTGCGCTGA
- a CDS encoding DUF58 domain-containing protein has translation MQASGRVCTLKPNRIGLAFIALAIVMLLAAINYGNNLVFFISFLLIALMGNSAWQTRRQLRACTLHLGDIPPRHAGDSGSWSIRIESSMTNPALTIRPLDDTPAPTLIRNVQAGVPCPCSLTLASRSRGYHSAPDVEIATNYPIGLWTARCRFSPSGVMQWVYPRLHGSLPLPGTAGENKSPEHPNPAPLTQTEFDHLRAYVPGDPLAHVAFKQWAKTGNLVTRQHAAESGIGREYVLDFNQIPGQTEQRLEQLAAWIVELSVHQAPYILRLPGQPDHPGLGAEHQRRTLEVLTRFRLAQHPYTQGEGS, from the coding sequence ATGCAAGCGTCAGGGCGTGTCTGTACGCTGAAACCCAATCGCATTGGCCTGGCCTTCATCGCGCTCGCCATCGTGATGCTGCTGGCTGCCATCAATTACGGCAATAATCTTGTGTTCTTCATCAGCTTCCTGCTGATCGCCCTTATGGGCAACAGTGCCTGGCAGACTCGCCGCCAGCTTCGCGCATGTACCCTGCATCTCGGTGATATCCCGCCGCGCCATGCCGGGGACAGTGGCTCCTGGTCCATCAGAATCGAATCATCGATGACGAATCCCGCGCTGACGATTCGCCCGCTCGATGATACGCCGGCACCGACGCTGATCCGGAATGTCCAAGCCGGGGTACCCTGTCCCTGTTCATTGACCCTGGCGAGTCGTTCACGGGGCTACCATTCCGCCCCGGATGTCGAGATAGCCACAAACTACCCGATCGGGCTGTGGACGGCACGTTGCCGTTTCTCTCCATCCGGCGTGATGCAGTGGGTCTACCCGAGACTACACGGCTCACTGCCATTGCCGGGAACTGCCGGAGAAAACAAATCGCCCGAGCACCCCAACCCTGCGCCGCTCACTCAGACGGAGTTCGATCATCTCAGAGCGTATGTACCGGGAGACCCCCTGGCCCACGTGGCCTTCAAGCAATGGGCCAAAACAGGCAACCTCGTGACCCGGCAGCATGCGGCCGAATCGGGCATCGGCCGGGAATATGTGCTGGATTTCAATCAGATACCCGGTCAAACGGAGCAACGACTGGAACAGCTCGCCGCCTGGATCGTAGAGCTAAGCGTGCATCAGGCACCCTATATCCTGCGATTGCCGGGGCAACCGGACCACCCCGGACTTGGGGCTGAACATCAGCGGCGCACCCTTGAGGTACTGACCCGATTTCGGCTGGCGCAGCACCCATATACCCAGGGTGAGGGATCATGA
- a CDS encoding AAA family ATPase, with protein sequence MTAPQPLSESLATNPDSVLDSVTGLQLKSLEIIENTSGIVLGKADVVRQALCSVLAGGHLLLEDLPGLGKTTLAHALAISLGLRFRRLQFTADMLPSDILGISVFEPNSKAFRFHPGPIFTEVLLADEINRAPPKVQSALLEAMEERQVTIDGKRYPLPEAFFVIATQNPTHQQGTYPLPESQLDRFALVIGMGYPDPAVERAMLQGVGGRQHLGELKPVIDARQLVAMRQAVTRIHAGEAVIDYVQQLLQTSRNEASYGDGLSPRAGLLLLRLARAWAYVDQRSHVLPDDVQAVLPGVVAHRLSGGAGGSPATGQATAQRLLQAVKAP encoded by the coding sequence ATGACCGCACCGCAGCCACTATCGGAATCTCTAGCCACCAATCCGGATTCCGTGCTCGACAGTGTCACAGGATTGCAACTCAAATCACTGGAAATCATAGAAAATACGTCCGGGATCGTGCTCGGAAAAGCCGACGTGGTCCGTCAGGCACTTTGCAGCGTGCTGGCCGGTGGACATCTCCTGCTGGAAGATCTGCCCGGGTTGGGCAAGACCACGCTCGCGCATGCGCTGGCGATTAGCCTTGGCCTGCGCTTTCGCCGATTGCAGTTCACGGCGGACATGCTGCCGTCCGATATCCTGGGCATTTCGGTATTCGAGCCGAATTCGAAGGCATTCCGCTTTCATCCCGGCCCGATCTTTACGGAAGTGCTGCTTGCCGACGAGATCAACCGTGCGCCACCCAAGGTACAGAGCGCCTTGCTCGAAGCCATGGAGGAGCGGCAGGTGACCATCGACGGCAAACGCTATCCGTTGCCGGAAGCGTTTTTCGTGATTGCCACCCAGAATCCGACCCATCAGCAGGGCACCTACCCGCTCCCCGAATCCCAACTGGATCGATTTGCGCTCGTGATCGGGATGGGCTATCCCGACCCCGCAGTCGAACGGGCGATGTTACAGGGCGTGGGCGGCCGTCAGCATCTGGGCGAACTGAAACCCGTCATCGATGCCCGACAACTCGTCGCCATGCGTCAGGCCGTTACCCGAATTCATGCCGGTGAAGCAGTGATTGATTACGTGCAACAGCTGCTGCAAACGAGTCGCAACGAGGCAAGTTACGGGGATGGCCTGTCTCCCCGGGCCGGCTTGCTGCTGTTGCGTCTGGCGCGCGCCTGGGCCTATGTCGATCAACGCAGTCACGTTTTGCCCGATGATGTCCAGGCCGTCCTGCCCGGTGTGGTAGCGCATCGCCTGTCTGGCGGCGCTGGTGGTTCACCCGCCACCGGTCAGGCAACCGCACAACGACTGTTGCAGGCCGTCAAGGCGCCGTAA
- a CDS encoding DUF1641 domain-containing protein → MNPRTDNESMSLTAEQWQGLARLGDLGNQLSQFLDGPMACVVTDTLNRMGNATAEYDVPALASHLLRTFHVLDRAGVLRLLAENAEWTVTTLESLGPTLGQWIVTLRQMPIDELRADAESLLKTLHRLRLIGDFVEHQLAGTLTSGVAQGSAFVTRNDTDKALIGLLELLGRLHRNGTLDRVGDLTDYLAGLDEGMTLDSFAERLLQQSSHPRIDQMMHLVHSAEEAMQDAEKDEAHLGGIGGLMHLLRDKQVQKGLRMLSVLPAYMNRPKPNGHATGSGKGNPEQTPHPVRPH, encoded by the coding sequence ATGAATCCACGAACCGATAACGAATCCATGTCGCTAACCGCTGAACAGTGGCAAGGTCTGGCCCGTCTCGGGGACCTGGGCAATCAGTTGTCCCAGTTCCTGGATGGCCCGATGGCTTGCGTCGTCACGGATACACTCAACCGGATGGGAAACGCAACGGCGGAATACGATGTGCCGGCGCTGGCGAGTCATCTGCTGCGGACCTTCCATGTTCTGGACCGCGCCGGCGTCTTACGACTTTTGGCGGAAAATGCCGAGTGGACGGTGACGACCCTCGAGTCGCTCGGTCCGACCCTCGGACAATGGATCGTCACGCTCCGGCAGATGCCGATCGATGAACTGAGGGCCGATGCGGAAAGCCTGCTGAAGACGTTGCATCGACTCCGATTGATTGGCGATTTCGTCGAGCACCAGCTGGCCGGTACGTTGACGAGCGGCGTTGCACAGGGCAGCGCATTCGTCACCCGGAATGACACCGACAAGGCGTTGATCGGTTTGCTGGAACTGCTGGGCAGACTGCACCGAAACGGCACCCTGGACCGCGTCGGTGATCTGACCGACTATCTGGCCGGGCTCGACGAAGGCATGACACTGGATTCATTTGCCGAACGTCTGCTTCAGCAGTCATCGCATCCTCGAATCGATCAGATGATGCATCTCGTGCACAGTGCCGAGGAAGCCATGCAGGATGCGGAAAAGGACGAAGCGCATCTCGGCGGCATCGGCGGATTGATGCATCTGCTGCGCGACAAGCAGGTTCAAAAAGGGCTGCGCATGCTGTCCGTGCTGCCCGCCTACATGAACCGGCCGAAACCCAATGGCCATGCTACCGGCTCCGGCAAGGGGAACCCAGAACAGACGCCCCACCCCGTTCGGCCACATTGA